In one window of Nocardiopsis aegyptia DNA:
- a CDS encoding aminoglycoside phosphotransferase family protein, giving the protein MRETTPAITVPAALAASTTEIFGPEWTAALPGLTARQCDLWGLRPSGAPMHGLVSLVVPVRRADGSAAMLKMQPVDEETEGEPIALAAWAGDGAVRLVDHDPATGAMLLEPLSPGRDLSRVEITEALTVIGGLLARLTARPAPAGLRGLGAVTLDLAERAETIVAARPLPDRDRALLAHLAARAREIAAEPGDRLLHWDLHYENVLAPLPGTGREPWLAIDPKPLAGDPAFDLEPALDNRWEEAVATGDARRETRRRFDLLTEVAGLERDRARAWTLVRVLQECVWAVDDGADRLPPVHVAIAEALGR; this is encoded by the coding sequence ATGCGTGAAACCACCCCCGCCATCACCGTGCCCGCCGCGCTGGCCGCGAGCACGACCGAGATCTTCGGACCGGAGTGGACCGCCGCCCTGCCAGGGCTGACGGCACGCCAGTGCGACCTGTGGGGTCTGCGGCCCAGCGGCGCCCCCATGCACGGCCTGGTGTCCCTGGTCGTGCCGGTCCGGCGCGCGGACGGCTCCGCGGCCATGCTCAAGATGCAGCCGGTGGACGAGGAGACCGAGGGCGAGCCGATCGCGCTCGCCGCGTGGGCGGGCGACGGCGCCGTACGCCTTGTGGACCACGACCCGGCCACCGGGGCGATGCTGCTGGAGCCCCTCTCCCCCGGCCGGGACCTGTCCCGCGTGGAGATCACCGAGGCACTGACGGTGATCGGCGGGCTGCTGGCCCGGCTGACCGCCCGTCCGGCGCCCGCCGGGCTGCGGGGTCTGGGCGCGGTGACCCTGGACCTGGCGGAGCGGGCCGAGACGATCGTGGCCGCGCGGCCGCTTCCGGACCGTGACCGGGCGCTGTTGGCGCACCTGGCGGCGCGGGCGCGCGAGATCGCGGCGGAGCCGGGTGACCGGCTGCTGCACTGGGATCTGCACTACGAGAACGTCCTGGCCCCGCTGCCCGGCACCGGACGCGAACCATGGCTGGCCATCGACCCCAAGCCGCTGGCGGGCGATCCCGCGTTCGACCTGGAGCCCGCTCTGGACAACCGCTGGGAGGAGGCGGTGGCCACGGGTGACGCACGGCGGGAGACGCGGCGCCGCTTCGACCTGCTGACGGAGGTCGCGGGCCTGGAGCGCGACCGCGCACGGGCGTGGACGCTGGTGCGGGTGCTCCAGGAGTGCGTGTGGGCGGTCGACGACGGCGCCGACCGGCTGCCGCCCGTCCACGTCGCCATCGCCGAGGCGCTGGGCCGGTAG
- a CDS encoding alpha/beta hydrolase, which yields MTTPARPPFDPELAAALTVINEQVPPSVTIEMVQQMRSAGMDDAPLFQAPDDLTLDGAFTEEAHEVPGPEGAPDVPIIVWRPTDAPAPTSALYWIHGGGMVLGSHRGYEISGLLETARELGMAVVSVDYRLAPEHPHPAPVEDCYTGLVWVVANAEKLNIDSDRVVVGGGSAGGGLAAATALLARDRGGPRLVGQLLVCPMLDDRNDSVSAHQMAGVGVWDRTSNETGWTALLGEGRGGPDVSPYAAPARAEDLSGLPPAFLDVGSAETFRDEVVAYASAIWAAGGSAELHVWPGGFHGFDGFLPQAALSMSATAQRPAWLRRVLGA from the coding sequence ATGACGACCCCAGCCCGCCCGCCGTTCGACCCCGAGCTGGCCGCCGCCCTGACCGTGATCAACGAGCAGGTGCCGCCCAGCGTCACCATCGAGATGGTCCAGCAGATGCGGTCGGCGGGGATGGACGACGCGCCGCTCTTCCAGGCCCCCGACGACCTGACCCTGGACGGGGCGTTCACCGAGGAGGCCCACGAGGTTCCCGGCCCCGAGGGCGCACCCGACGTTCCGATCATCGTGTGGCGGCCCACGGACGCGCCCGCCCCCACCAGTGCCCTGTACTGGATCCACGGCGGTGGGATGGTGCTGGGCTCGCACCGGGGCTACGAGATCTCCGGCTTGTTGGAGACGGCCCGGGAACTGGGCATGGCCGTGGTGTCGGTGGACTACCGGCTGGCACCGGAGCATCCGCACCCCGCGCCGGTGGAGGACTGCTACACGGGCCTGGTGTGGGTGGTCGCGAACGCGGAGAAGCTGAACATCGACTCCGACCGCGTCGTGGTCGGGGGAGGCAGCGCGGGCGGTGGGCTGGCCGCGGCCACCGCCCTGCTGGCCCGCGACCGGGGCGGGCCCCGGCTCGTGGGCCAGCTCCTGGTCTGTCCGATGCTGGACGACCGGAACGACTCGGTGTCCGCGCACCAGATGGCCGGTGTGGGCGTGTGGGACCGGACCTCCAACGAGACCGGGTGGACGGCGCTCCTGGGCGAGGGCCGTGGCGGGCCGGACGTGTCCCCGTACGCGGCTCCGGCGCGCGCCGAGGATCTGTCCGGGCTGCCGCCGGCGTTCCTGGACGTGGGCTCGGCCGAGACCTTCCGCGACGAGGTCGTGGCGTACGCGTCGGCGATCTGGGCGGCGGGTGGTTCGGCCGAACTGCACGTGTGGCCGGGCGGCTTCCACGGATTCGACGGCTTCCTCCCGCAGGCGGCCCTGAGCATGAGCGCGACCGCCCAGCGCCCGGCCTGGCTGCGACGGGTGCTGGGGGCCTGA
- a CDS encoding helix-turn-helix domain-containing protein: protein MPPKTTPSEQAAINQFGSELRRLRTLADMSQLDIGRLTGTSKQQVGAVERGIRRPSKKFAELADRALKCNGGLLNLWPGAKQTQPWWLEKFVEIERKTQVIQDFQPQVAPGLLQIESYARAVMWASFPPQGQQELEERLKRRMDRQKILDRENPPLALFVVEEGALRRSVGGADVMKDQYKALIARARMPHLRLQVLPFDRGAHSAMDWAFMIMRMTPVESLVYAEAPGGGHVITDVSVVADCQQRFSALQSMALSPNESIDFIASLGETT from the coding sequence ATGCCTCCCAAGACCACACCGTCAGAGCAGGCCGCTATCAACCAATTCGGCTCCGAACTCCGGCGACTGAGAACTTTGGCCGATATGTCCCAATTGGACATCGGGCGACTGACGGGCACGTCGAAACAGCAGGTCGGGGCGGTAGAACGAGGCATTCGGCGGCCCTCGAAGAAGTTCGCCGAACTCGCCGACAGGGCCCTGAAATGCAACGGCGGACTACTGAACCTGTGGCCAGGGGCCAAGCAGACGCAGCCCTGGTGGCTGGAGAAGTTCGTCGAAATCGAGCGGAAGACCCAGGTGATCCAGGATTTTCAGCCCCAGGTCGCACCCGGACTCCTCCAAATCGAAAGCTACGCACGAGCCGTCATGTGGGCCTCGTTCCCACCACAGGGCCAACAGGAGCTGGAGGAGCGACTGAAGAGGAGGATGGATCGCCAGAAGATCCTCGATCGGGAGAACCCCCCGCTAGCGCTGTTCGTAGTCGAGGAAGGTGCTCTGCGCAGGTCAGTAGGCGGAGCCGACGTGATGAAAGACCAGTACAAGGCGCTCATCGCGCGGGCACGCATGCCCCATCTGCGGCTCCAGGTTCTCCCTTTCGACCGAGGGGCTCACAGCGCGATGGACTGGGCTTTCATGATCATGCGGATGACGCCTGTGGAGTCCCTTGTGTACGCGGAGGCACCGGGCGGAGGACATGTGATCACCGATGTTTCCGTGGTGGCAGACTGCCAGCAACGGTTCAGCGCGCTACAGAGCATGGCGCTCTCACCGAACGAATCCATCGACTTCATCGCTTCACTGGGAGAGACGACGTGA
- a CDS encoding helix-turn-helix domain-containing protein, which yields MRELLGRISALDPEAGEAVRVIAYFDSLAGAGVEPLVRGAAVLTGVPAGFVDRSRGVALRVTPDGSVDRATSDPDPSWCSVPVRAVGGTLWLERTGDPGPVGAMVLERASAALRAHLELTGPVQGSREALTGVLVDAHVAESVRVRAARRLGIAAQARVRAVAVLDEAARVVIATEAPVPGSKRAGVGPAVVVPGLPDSWADARRALRFTAEGTGMDPGPRVAYADELGGLLLLADAVSRGVEPVPDVVSLDRVGRESPVLLEALDAVAAAPSLRAAATALGTHHSTLQESVGRAERVLGWPVRDVPGRLRLQVGLALRRLHRNA from the coding sequence ATGAGGGAACTGCTCGGCAGGATCTCGGCACTCGACCCCGAGGCGGGCGAGGCCGTCCGGGTGATCGCCTACTTCGATTCCCTGGCGGGTGCGGGCGTCGAACCGCTCGTGCGGGGCGCGGCCGTGCTGACGGGCGTCCCCGCCGGGTTCGTGGACCGCTCGCGCGGCGTGGCGCTGCGCGTGACGCCGGACGGGTCAGTGGACCGGGCCACGTCCGACCCCGATCCGTCCTGGTGTTCCGTTCCGGTCCGGGCCGTGGGCGGCACTCTGTGGCTGGAGCGCACGGGTGATCCAGGTCCCGTCGGAGCCATGGTGCTGGAGCGGGCCTCGGCGGCTCTGCGTGCGCACCTGGAGCTGACGGGGCCGGTCCAGGGCAGTCGGGAGGCGCTCACCGGGGTTTTGGTCGACGCGCACGTCGCCGAGTCCGTCCGGGTGCGGGCGGCCCGGCGACTGGGGATCGCCGCCCAGGCCCGGGTGCGCGCGGTGGCGGTCCTGGACGAGGCGGCGCGCGTCGTGATCGCCACCGAGGCGCCCGTACCCGGATCGAAGCGTGCCGGGGTCGGGCCGGCGGTCGTTGTTCCCGGGCTTCCCGACTCCTGGGCGGATGCCCGGCGGGCGCTGCGCTTCACCGCCGAGGGCACGGGCATGGATCCGGGTCCGCGCGTGGCCTACGCCGACGAGCTGGGCGGGCTGCTCCTGCTGGCGGACGCCGTGAGCCGTGGCGTCGAGCCCGTCCCCGACGTGGTGTCCCTGGACCGTGTCGGTCGTGAGAGCCCGGTGCTCCTGGAGGCGTTGGACGCGGTGGCGGCCGCGCCGAGCCTGCGGGCCGCCGCCACCGCGCTGGGCACGCACCACTCGACGCTCCAGGAGAGCGTGGGACGGGCCGAGCGCGTGCTGGGCTGGCCCGTCCGTGACGTGCCGGGGCGGTTGCGCCTCCAGGTGGGACTGGCGCTGCGGCGGTTGCACCGCAACGCCTGA
- a CDS encoding DUF397 domain-containing protein, whose protein sequence is MTDWHTSTYSGNTGACVEVKEDRVTSVRDTQNRELGHLTFKAREWSALVDAVRVSG, encoded by the coding sequence GTGACGGACTGGCACACATCGACCTACAGCGGAAACACAGGGGCCTGTGTCGAAGTCAAGGAAGACCGGGTCACCAGCGTTCGGGACACTCAAAATCGGGAGTTGGGGCACCTGACCTTCAAGGCCCGGGAGTGGTCCGCCCTGGTCGACGCGGTGCGCGTCTCGGGCTGA
- a CDS encoding carboxymuconolactone decarboxylase family protein: protein MTARLDLFESTVATSVMKHLAGAGRALAASNLPVSTQHLITLRASQINGCGACTDMHTKDAAHAGEDQTRINLVAAWREATVFTDAERAAFELTEQGTRIADAAGGVTDEAWENAAEHYDEEQLAALVSVIALINTANRLNLMAGTAAGSYQPGQFG, encoded by the coding sequence ATGACAGCACGGCTCGACCTCTTCGAGAGCACCGTCGCGACCTCGGTCATGAAACACCTGGCCGGGGCGGGCAGGGCGCTCGCGGCCTCGAACCTGCCGGTGTCCACCCAGCACCTGATCACCCTGCGCGCCAGCCAGATCAACGGCTGCGGCGCCTGCACCGACATGCACACCAAGGACGCCGCGCACGCCGGTGAGGACCAGACCCGCATCAACCTCGTGGCCGCCTGGCGCGAGGCCACCGTCTTCACCGACGCCGAGCGCGCCGCCTTCGAACTGACCGAGCAGGGCACCCGCATCGCCGACGCCGCCGGAGGCGTCACCGACGAGGCGTGGGAGAACGCCGCCGAGCACTACGACGAGGAACAGCTCGCCGCCCTCGTGTCCGTCATCGCCCTCATCAACACCGCCAACCGGCTCAACCTCATGGCAGGGACTGCCGCGGGTTCCTACCAGCCCGGCCAGTTCGGCTGA
- a CDS encoding DUF4064 domain-containing protein, which translates to MNDDPPQNPAHRPTPPRAYGRVEQPHPYAHSAPARPIPPKRPSNALGVLSIVFGILAGFAGVVIVILPYLLFVLGGGGNAEGFDDFARAFGYTGGAVVFAGLLLFVFGIVRTITRKGARRKWDEEYRRTY; encoded by the coding sequence ATGAACGACGATCCCCCGCAGAACCCTGCGCACCGCCCCACCCCTCCCCGGGCATACGGCCGAGTCGAGCAGCCCCACCCGTACGCCCACTCCGCTCCGGCGCGGCCGATACCGCCCAAGCGCCCTTCGAACGCGCTCGGGGTCCTGTCGATCGTGTTCGGCATCCTCGCCGGGTTCGCGGGCGTGGTGATCGTCATCCTTCCGTACTTGTTGTTCGTCCTTGGAGGCGGCGGAAACGCCGAGGGGTTCGACGACTTCGCCAGAGCGTTCGGATACACGGGCGGGGCAGTCGTGTTCGCAGGGCTCCTGCTCTTCGTGTTCGGCATCGTCCGCACGATCACCCGGAAAGGCGCCCGACGCAAGTGGGACGAGGAGTACCGCCGGACGTACTGA
- a CDS encoding sodium:solute symporter: MHTLDLVVIALYLLCSAWLGLRLSGRQRTTRDYFIGNRQLPWWAVCLSVVATETSALTVISVPGVAYLGDVTFLQVALGYLVGRIVVAFLLLPRYYRGEMTTAYAYLGERFGRGMQSTASVAFLFTRLLADGVRLFAAAIPMKIVLDSLGLHLSYFAIIALLGAVTVVYTLIGGIRAVVWVDVLQMALYLVGGTIALAVISSGLDVNFLAVAAEEGKTRFLDFTSNPISSPYATVTAVLGGALLSTASHGADQIIVQRLLGCRTLRDAQKAVITSAVVVFAQFALFLTVGLALYSYFERASVEELGLTGSDELFPTFIVQGLPAGLAGLLLAGIMASAMSTLSSSLSALSSSTMADLYERFSRRTLSDAQGLRLGRLFTLGWGLVFVGSAALFTGTDNPVVELGLSVASLTYGGLLGAFLLGLWVRRARQLDAVVSFAAAVATMAWLFLFQPGLVGFTWYTAIGVAIVLGVGFLLSLRHRSDAQTAGAPDRRSRSEEH, encoded by the coding sequence GTGCACACCCTCGATCTCGTGGTCATCGCCCTCTACCTGCTGTGTTCGGCCTGGCTCGGACTGAGGCTGTCCGGCCGCCAGCGCACCACCCGGGACTACTTCATCGGCAACCGGCAGCTCCCCTGGTGGGCGGTGTGCCTGTCGGTGGTGGCCACCGAGACCAGCGCCCTGACCGTCATCAGCGTCCCCGGCGTCGCCTACCTGGGCGACGTCACGTTCCTCCAGGTCGCCCTGGGCTACCTCGTCGGGCGGATCGTCGTCGCGTTCCTGCTGCTCCCCCGCTACTACCGGGGCGAGATGACCACGGCCTACGCCTACCTCGGCGAGCGCTTCGGCCGCGGCATGCAGAGCACCGCATCGGTCGCGTTCCTGTTCACGCGGCTGCTCGCCGACGGGGTCCGGCTGTTCGCCGCCGCCATCCCGATGAAGATCGTGCTGGACTCCCTCGGGCTGCACCTGTCCTACTTCGCGATCATCGCGCTGCTCGGGGCGGTGACCGTCGTGTACACCCTCATCGGCGGGATCCGGGCCGTGGTGTGGGTCGACGTGCTCCAGATGGCCCTGTACCTGGTCGGCGGCACGATCGCGCTGGCGGTCATCTCCAGCGGCCTGGACGTGAACTTCCTCGCGGTGGCCGCCGAGGAGGGCAAGACCCGGTTCCTGGACTTCACCTCGAATCCCATCTCGTCCCCCTACGCCACGGTCACGGCCGTACTGGGCGGCGCCCTGCTCTCCACCGCCTCCCACGGCGCCGACCAGATCATCGTGCAGCGCCTGCTGGGCTGCCGGACCCTGCGCGACGCGCAGAAGGCCGTGATCACCAGCGCCGTGGTGGTGTTCGCGCAGTTCGCCCTGTTCCTGACCGTGGGCCTGGCGCTGTACTCCTACTTCGAGCGCGCCTCGGTGGAGGAGCTCGGGCTGACCGGCTCCGACGAGCTCTTCCCGACGTTCATCGTCCAGGGCCTGCCCGCCGGACTGGCGGGCCTGCTGCTGGCCGGGATCATGGCCAGCGCCATGAGCACGCTGTCCTCGTCGCTGTCGGCGCTGTCGTCCTCGACCATGGCCGACCTGTACGAGAGGTTCAGCCGCCGCACGCTCTCCGACGCCCAGGGGCTGCGCCTGGGACGGCTGTTCACCCTGGGCTGGGGCCTGGTGTTCGTCGGCTCGGCGGCGCTGTTCACCGGTACCGACAACCCCGTGGTCGAACTGGGGCTGTCGGTGGCGAGCCTGACCTACGGGGGTCTGCTCGGCGCGTTCCTGCTGGGCCTGTGGGTGCGCCGCGCCCGGCAGCTCGACGCCGTGGTCTCCTTCGCCGCCGCCGTGGCCACGATGGCGTGGCTGTTCCTGTTCCAGCCGGGCCTGGTGGGCTTCACCTGGTACACGGCCATCGGCGTGGCCATCGTGCTGGGCGTGGGCTTCCTGCTCTCCCTGCGGCACCGCTCGGACGCGCAAACCGCCGGCGCCCCCGACCGGCGGTCCCGATCGGAGGAACACTGA
- a CDS encoding ATP-binding protein, which translates to MTTIATPLLDPPRRLVTASPEHSGLIIGHHLGYVSVVRRWVAQSARVTPTLGHDMCVAASELTTNALLYTRSGLPGGHTTIELLHRSATVVLRVTDEGACDRENPSFPSPLRSRADVEGGRGLPLVERLADYWEWDHTPVGVSVRAVFSRSRSA; encoded by the coding sequence ATGACCACCATCGCGACGCCCCTCCTCGATCCTCCCCGCCGGCTGGTGACCGCTTCCCCCGAGCATTCCGGACTCATCATCGGTCACCACCTCGGCTACGTTTCGGTCGTCCGCAGGTGGGTCGCCCAATCCGCGCGGGTCACGCCGACGCTCGGGCACGACATGTGCGTCGCGGCCAGCGAACTCACCACCAACGCACTCCTGTACACCCGCAGCGGGCTTCCCGGCGGGCACACGACCATCGAACTCCTCCACCGCTCGGCGACCGTGGTCCTGCGGGTCACCGACGAGGGGGCCTGCGACCGCGAGAACCCCTCCTTCCCCAGTCCTCTCCGAAGCCGGGCGGACGTCGAAGGCGGCAGGGGACTGCCCCTGGTGGAACGGCTCGCCGACTACTGGGAATGGGACCACACCCCGGTCGGTGTGAGCGTGCGCGCGGTGTTCTCCCGCTCGCGATCCGCGTGA
- a CDS encoding carboxymuconolactone decarboxylase family protein produces the protein MKHFVAASRVLADSTVPLATQELVRLRASQINGCGFCVDMHYKEAVHAGEDPTRLNLVAAWREATAFTDAERAALELAEQGTRIADAAGGVTDEAWENAAKHYDEEQLAALVAGIALINAFNRLNVMIQNPAGDYRPGQFA, from the coding sequence ATGAAGCACTTCGTGGCGGCGAGCAGGGTCCTGGCCGACTCGACCGTCCCCCTCGCCACCCAGGAACTCGTGCGGCTGCGGGCCAGCCAGATCAACGGCTGCGGCTTCTGCGTCGACATGCACTACAAGGAGGCCGTCCACGCCGGAGAGGACCCCACTCGCCTCAACCTGGTGGCCGCCTGGCGCGAAGCGACGGCCTTCACCGACGCCGAGCGCGCCGCCCTGGAACTGGCCGAGCAGGGCACCCGCATCGCCGACGCCGCGGGCGGTGTCACCGACGAGGCCTGGGAGAACGCCGCCAAGCACTACGACGAGGAGCAGCTCGCCGCCCTGGTGGCCGGGATCGCCCTCATCAACGCGTTCAACCGGCTGAACGTCATGATCCAGAATCCCGCAGGCGACTACCGGCCCGGCCAGTTCGCCTGA